The nucleotide window AAGGCGAAATTCCAATTGACATCTTCCTCGATCGACAAGCTTTGTTGTTTTCCATGTCTTGATTAGTTTCTTGTATTTTAGCTAATTTGGTAATCAAGTTGAAGTGTTCAAAACCGATCAACATGGTATTGAATATTGATATGTAGCAGAAGAGTTGCAGGCTTGCAGCAGCAAAGCAAGGCAGGTTATGAAGCATGAGCTATAGCTTACAGTTGAGCAGAAGCCAACATAACAGTCTAGTCAGAAATCAGATTATAGTCGGCTAGGTTGATGTGTTGATCTATTTGTTTCTAAGAGCCTAAGAGGTTGGAGGTGGTTGCGACTTTTGTCCAAAATTAATAGGGCATTGAGTGTATATAGATAAGCAATTGCAACagatgtgttttttttttaaaatttacaaagatgatatattaaatttggataACTTGAGCTTGAGGaacttttctattaaaaaaataaaaaaacctaatGTATCGATGAGTCTCGATGACTATAATTTAAGAATACGAAATGAGAAATTATTTGGTGCGTTTGATATACCGCGTCAAAACGTTACTGAGTAAAtatgttggtttatttatgtgAGCTTTTTATAGATAGTAATATATTGTAGGAGTGGTGCTTTGGGTGAGTAAATCATGACTTAGAAGTGAATTTAGCTAGGCTGCTGAAGATCCTCTTTGAGACAAAGAACCTGCCTCATGCAAACATTTATAACGATGGATCCAAACATGTCGATATTTGAagctttcaatttcaaatatgtgGGGTTGTGTTGTGGTTCATACAAAATATAAGCCCATACTCCCCATTAGGTGATTGGCGTTCAAAGTGCCAACTGAGAACCATTACCTTGGGCCTGAATTTAGTATGGTGGTTTTCTTGTAGCTTTCAGCCTGTCGCCCTGGCCTAAACTAAGAAGAAGGCCTACCTTGGGGCATCTTTGTGGGCTTTGACTTAAATTCAATTCTcattcacccaaaaaaaagaaaaatcttatGTGATTGTATGTGTTAAACCTTATCAAACATGGAAGTTGTTGATCCCTAAGGCCACCTCCACTGCAGCCCAATTTGCCAGGGCAAGAGGCCCCCCAGTTGGGTTTGGACCTTCAGCGCAGGAAAGAGAGCTTGGGTAAGTTTTGGGTCCCACCAGCCCGAGCAAGTCCAAGGACAAATCTTGCATGGGCTTCAAGCTAAAGGTGTTGACATCAGCgagcaaaaaaaatataaaaaaaatcaaattattttataaaaaaatcaaaaaattataggtgttttccctataaatacataacaattttattcactttccacaccaaattctcgtacaaactcttctccttccaatatttgtaaattataatctttttgtttcttgtatctgtaaattgtttatattttcttccatatttatttttttcttgcataatcattttatttcttgcatttgtaaattgttcatattttgttgcatattcttattttttttttgcccttACCCTAGCCTTTTGGGGTGAAACCAAAGAAGGTaagctgccactattcatgtgaatagtagcaGTCATTgccttgcctttgcctttaCCTTAGCCTtagccttttggggtggaCATGCTCTAACTTGAAGACCCAAATCGAACTGGGGGTAAATACTCTTCATAATTTCAGCTACAAGCTACTTGCAAACCGAACTGTTATTAgctttccaaaaaaattaacttgCACTCATATGCTATaataacaaaaaggaaaaattttACTTAGATGAGTACATACTAGCGGATCCATGAATTTTTTAGTAGAGGTACAATTTTGAAAGACTACaagctttattattattatttttttaaagcaagAGGGAAAGCACTTGTGCTTTTTCTTCCTCCTATGTATGAAGttatattttccttctttctattattaaaagaaaaggatgtgCTAATTAAGACAGTTCtttcattataaaaataatttgttgaggaaagaaaacaaaaagtggGTATGCGTTTAAGAAAAGCAGCTGAATTGTAGTCTTGAGAAAGAATTTCCGGATTGGAAACTATCTTCACTCACAATTAATTTAAGCCaaacaattaatttaaaaagaagaaatagaaagCTTGTTAAAagctcttttattttatagccCCTAATCATTTTTTAAGGGGCCTATACATCGGAGCTTCTTAAAGTCCACGAattgcttttttaaaaatcctggtccaaaacgacgtcgtttgggCTAGgatgtttaaaagaaaaagacgcgATGCACCCATAAACAACCTAACGTGCAGCAATAGCCCAGCGCCTTCAAGCCTTGGTTAAGGCAATTTATCAAACACCTGGAGCGCACTACGAAACCTTAGCAGATGGGCAATATGCATAGCCTAAAAAGGCTTTTCTGGTGAAAGGAGGTGCAGATGCACCTTAATAGGTCCGCTAGTgcatgatgaatttttttagtatataaatcaagaaaaatcTTATACGAGAAATGAAAGCTTGTACCAGAAAGAGTTTAGAAAGTTTAAACTTTGTTAAGTGACACAAGTTCGATAGGTGATTGTACCAAGCGCAACCTCTTACCTTGTCCATATACTCCATTACGAAACTAATCCAATAATTAGGTTAATTATCCGATCCAACTTGGGTACGAGTTCTTCTGTAAGTCATGTATGttagcaatatatatatatattacaagcGATTttctactttaatttaatataaactAAACTATAAGAAGAGAATTCAAACTCGAATGCAGAGATGAGAAGCACACCAACTCTTACCAACTTGCATAAACTCATGtttgattaataatttttaagtgTGGTAGATGCAGCCATATTTGAATGCATATATAGTCTCTTTAGTAATTTTGAGCATGCATTGCCTGATAATCCACCTATTTTCGAAGTCATTATAGAATAATAGGTAACGATTGACGCATGAGATTCAACTTTTATAATATAGAAATCACCAAACCAGAGGCTATAGCCCATCAGTTTTAggataatgttttttttttcaggggTAAGTTTCAATTGGATAATGTCTCTTGTATGTTTCtataatttaacaaaaaaaattactcaGAATTTATGACAGGTTTACTTATTAAGAATGAGGgaaatcatgaattgatgaggAACTTtggaataaaaagaattaaaattagatcaattattcttttaattaatttcattcttaattttgaaaatatttaattaataaaggaATAAGTAGTCAAGAATTGAAAGGTATTTATTGAACATGAGATGGGTGGTCTGTATCTGTCATGGCATCATGAATCATGAGGTGGGTCATGCACCAAATGTGATTTTAGTTTTAGGGAACAGCATttgctctctcttttttatttttcttttttttcttctttttttttcgtttttttttttggtggggtGTGGGTTTGAGCATCTTCTCCAAGAACCAAAATCATAAAAGCTTAAAAAGTAACAAAtcccaaaacccacaaagCACTCAAAAACTACATTGGGCCCCAGGTGATTGGGGTGTTGCAGCAGGTGAGCTAGCTGACTCTTATCCCTGTCACTGTTAGCTGCTTTGGATAAGCCTAAAAGAGCCCACCATACCATGCCAAACCATttctcaatttcatttttttaattaacatcAAAATCTCCCCAAATCAagacaataaatatatataaaaaactgACTTACAAGCATcagaaatatttttgcttgtCATTTTAATAAAGGTGTATACTTACCACCTTTCTTAATACTTAATACGTATTCCTAAATATAATCATGGTTAATTTTatactaaaaaacaaaaaaagccaGCTAATCCCACACTTGCTTTGATTGTTTCCTTCTAAATTTGTTCAAGCACTTTATTCTAAATCTGAGTTGGTTCTAAACATGCTTTTAAAGAAACTAGGGATGTTAGGCCTTGAAACTCAAGATTGATGGAACAAAACATTTGgattaaagtataattttattattgcttttaagtttttaattataaaagtgAACACAAATCTGAGTTAGGCTAGTTAAACAGAGCAGTGAGCTCGTCCTTTTCCGCACGACAAAGACGAAAATAAACAGCTAACCTAGTTAGCCTCTTGTCTTTTTGTTATGATGATGCCATTCCAGTTAACTTTTccatttccttctttttcgtCCCTTGTCAAATAAACCAATATCTCACGCAACTCCATCCCtcattagaaaacaaaagatgaaCAGAATTATCcccaaatttattaaatttccCATGGCATGGTCCAAAAgaacttcaatttcttcaactACAAGTCAAGTCAAGCAGCTACTGCTCCCACAGTATTTGCAAGCAAGAGGGTCGGCAACCAAAACTGCTTCTATCTTTATTTTGGGTCACTATGCAAGAAATTCTTGAGTCGAAATAAGACAAAAGGATAAGAATATCTTGAAGTACGAGAAGCTTATCCATCGACACACTACTAAGATCCACGTCACCACAGCTATATAATACTCCCAAGTGGGTTTACTTTTACCAAAAGAAGGTGAGACCTTATAAAGAGATAAAAACTCCATTTACAATCTCCTTCCTTGCCCTAAAAaagcaacaaagaaaaaaagaaagtatattCAAGCAAAGAAGTTGGCTGATTGATCTgcatagttttttttcttttccaaaatgtTGGCTATTTTCCACAAGGCTTGTGCTCACCCACCAGAGGAGCTAAACAGTCCTGCTTCTCACAATGGAAGCAAGAAGCCTAAGCTCCCAGAAGAGACTCTCACGGAGTTCCTCAACCACCATCCTCACAACTCCTTCTCCATGGGCTTTGGCCGTGCTGCAGTGCTTGCTTATGTCAAGCCAGACCAACCCTTTTACTCCCAACACCAGAGGTACTAATTCTtcatccaaaattttcaaatttatactAACGGTGTCTAGCTCAGAGGAAAATAATCTTGCAGATCAATAATCTCAAGTTTGAACCCCTTGTAGTTTTAGACTATCGTTTATATTCACACAAAAACACTTCAAATTTAgttgattttaatttaattttccataatattgtattatatatatttattgttttgtgtGGTGGTTTGATCAATTTTCAGGTTGTTCTGTGGTTTTGATGATATATACTGCCTGTTCTTGGGGAGCTTGAACAATCTGTGTTTGCTAAACAAGCAGTATGGTCTAACAAAAAATACCAATGAGGCCATGTTTGTGATTGAAGCTTATAGGACCCTTCGTGACAGGGGTCCCTACCCAGCTGATCAGGTTGTGAAGGATCTTGATGGAagctttgcttttgttgtcTATGACAGCAAGGGTGGAAATGTCTTTGCTGCACTGGTATGTGTTCTTAGTTTCTTGTGCAGAGCAAATGTTTTTAACAAATTGGACCCAAAAGTTTATGGATCATTTTAATTTGGatgaaattcataaatttaatGTTTTGTAATTGCAGGGTTCTGATGGTGGAGTGCAGCTTTACTGGGGAATTGCAGCTGATGGATCTGTTGTAATTTCTGATGAATTAGAGGTCATAAAAGAGGGGTGTGCTAAATCATTTGCTCCCTTCCCAAAAGGtaccttaattaattatgttttaagcTTTAATTATTGCAGAGGTTGCTTTAATTAAAATCAAGGGTtgtgattgattgatttttatGCAGGATGCTTGTTTCATAGTGAGGGAGGATTGATGAGCTTTGAGCATCCAATGAACAAGATGAAGCCAATGCCAAGGATAGACAGTGAAGGGGCCATGTGTGGGGCCACCTTCAATGTAGATAAGTATACGAGGGTCAACAGCATTCCGAGGGTCGGAAGTGAAGCAAACTGGACTGAGTGGGCCTCC belongs to Prunus persica cultivar Lovell chromosome G4, Prunus_persica_NCBIv2, whole genome shotgun sequence and includes:
- the LOC18781403 gene encoding stem-specific protein TSJT1: MLAIFHKACAHPPEELNSPASHNGSKKPKLPEETLTEFLNHHPHNSFSMGFGRAAVLAYVKPDQPFYSQHQRLFCGFDDIYCLFLGSLNNLCLLNKQYGLTKNTNEAMFVIEAYRTLRDRGPYPADQVVKDLDGSFAFVVYDSKGGNVFAALGSDGGVQLYWGIAADGSVVISDELEVIKEGCAKSFAPFPKGCLFHSEGGLMSFEHPMNKMKPMPRIDSEGAMCGATFNVDKYTRVNSIPRVGSEANWTEWASH